Within the Salvia hispanica cultivar TCC Black 2014 chromosome 4, UniMelb_Shisp_WGS_1.0, whole genome shotgun sequence genome, the region gagagttttttttttaaaaaatagattaaaaaaacaaagaatttctattttagaaatcaATGAGCACTATTTATAGGGAACACACCAATATGTAAATAATTACAATGATGAACTGAGTTCATAATTATGTATCGTTGATAACAATGAATTTGTAAATGTAATATTAAACCACTATTCACATGTTCCATGGAAGgtgaaattatattagtcaAATGAGTTCATAATCCATCCCTCTGCCATGAAGTCAAATTTTTTGGTGGCACAGCATTTTAGatttgttaagaaaagtggataaaaaaagttagtgaaatatgtgtcgcagttatatatattagttttaaatgatatgtaaGTTACTGGAATGTGGatccctattaccatttatggtaaaagtgaaccgaaaCTCCTATACGCaaacagactaaaatgaaaaaatgagactcttattcgcagacggaggaaatatttattaatatctcCCCTACTTTCAAAGTAaagtactccattttttatttgggatATCTCacttaaaatgatactccccatgtccataaaaaatagagcaatttgtgtatgacacgtgttttaatgtagagatggtaaagtaagagataaggaaaaaagtaatctatttttgtggatggtcaaaaataataattgtgcctttttttttttttggacgggaCTATATCATAAAGTCGAAGCatcacttttttaaaattctctatcccattttattactatcttttaaattaactCACATAACATAAAGCATAAAAGTATGAGAAGAATAAGAAATGCTAACTATATAAGCATATgcattttgctaaaaatataaaataatagcatTAACATTGGTCGGACTAATGGGCGTCCTAATTGTTGTTCagataaaactaatatagttGACTAGCTCTATTTGTTCACATGTAACTGCcaaataatacttcctctgATTCAAGGAAGATAGCCCATTCCTTAGACTGCACGgaattttatacatttttatttatgtgttAAGTGAAAATAAGAAAGTAGGATAGAGGAAATATAAAtgtgtttttacttttaataataGATCATCACACAAACTAAAGGAAAAAGTGAATCATCGTGGATGGAGTGAATAATaattaaggagaaaaaaaatagcaaaagataaattaaatccaaatcaGCTCAGAGTTTAATGACTTAATGCCAACACCTCcatttttacttaattataaatataaatatatattttaaatatgtgcTCAGTGGTAGATCGTATCAACTGAAATCCTACACCTCAAATTTTGTACTAGtatctttttaagttttaggATCTCATCTTATTCaccttatttaaaattttatcttatcGGTTTTAGTCTTTTAGATTTCTTATCAGGTTTTCATTCAtcttacttttaaattaattattttttaatttccttgcatttttattttcttttgttttcatgttctattttgtattttttaaatatttgctttatttgtaaaacattatttgtttgtaaaattatatgttctcttgtaaatattttaatttcttctattacattttaatttatatattttctattttggatagcattatattattcattttttttaaaaaatcattctaatgtattttattttatccttttttttaaataattgaaattttgctTAAGTAAACCAaaaagttatttatttataaaaataacacattctGTAAAAGTTGAAATAACCTATTTACAGACTATTTGCTAGAAAAGATGcaataataaagtagatatGTTAACTACTCACTCTATCTCAGTTAAGATgaccattttctttttcgcacttgattctgaaaaataacaataaatagttaaagtggatagAAGAGACTCTCTTGTGTTCTATTCTAGCTTTTACTTtacttctctctactttaacaattttttactccctccgtcccataaaaatatgtggacttttcattttcgtccatcccacaaaaatatttgcatttcatttttggaaagttatatcaatttaattatgtaggtCCCACTATCTggtaacactactttaactatcattcaccttatttttcttactttaccaattttgtcttaattctcgtGACATACCCattgtccatatttttatgggacagatgaagtatcattttctcggaacaagtgcaaaaaagaaCTGAGTCATCTTAAATGGACTTAGAAGATATACTTGTGTCAATTATATTTAGTTAATATACAAATATCTTTGAGTTAACGTAAGTTGTTAACATAATTGTCagttatcaatttaaataaatatcagCATATCTCTTTTGTAAAAGTTGAAAGAACTTATTTAGGGGCTACCGCTAGAATAAATACAATAATGTGTTTGGCACGGTAAACATGATACAAATTTAACTTGAAATCTCATTCTCAACCCAGTTTGGAATTTTTATGTGATCATTTCACCATCGAACTAACAAGTAGTAGTCCATTATTAGACCGGAGTTCATTTTAAGATCATTCTAATTCATTCTTACTGAAGCACGAAAAATACAATCTATAAcgaaataaaaatgaactacGTTATTATCTAATAATCATGTGCGCACCTTCAAAGTTTTTGTCAAATGTATATTGAAGcacaaaatatacaaactAAAGCACAAAGATAtcagaaaatataaatgaagccaaaaaaacataaaaagtatTACtaccctccgtcccccaaaatttgctacactttgacccaacacagttttaagaaatgtaatggaaagtgagttgaaaaagttggtgggatgtgagtcctacttttaaagtattagttttataataaaatgtgagtagaaatgagttagtggaatatgaggtccactactaaaaatgataaaagtgaagtgtatcaaattttcagggacagaccaaaatagtaaactgtatcaaattttcagggacagaggtagtagaATTTTAGCATTTTAGCAATCCAGATTATTGTTAGACAAACTCATCAATCATAAGTTcaactaattaattctccctccgttccatagtaatagagtcattttgtcattttgttacgttccatagtaatatagtcattttccttattagtaaaagtcaacatatttttctacatctactttactctctcttactttttttctctctttatctctctacttttttcattttccactttattctctttttacttaactcaactaacacaattttttttaatcttcgtgccgGAAAAAAATGCcttcattactatggaacggagggagtacaagactaacaagaaataaagagtCGAATCCATCACATTTAACATTAGCAATTTATCCTCTATTTCTATTAGTATTCTCCTTACTCTTGTACACCGAAGCAACCACAGTGAACACAAGCAGATTCACAGCACTCAAACCTGCCAACAACCAATAGTACCGGTCCAGGCGACTCCGGTTCAACGTATACTTAAACCAATTACTTAATTTTCCGACGATATAAACTGAAAGCACACTCCACAAGAATCCCAGCCCGCTCACAAAATCAACCGCAACATCTAAGTACCTCCCCAAAGCCCTCCcgtcatttccattttcatcgCGTAGTCTTATTTGCAAGTGTTCGGGAGCACAACCTTTGTAAAATTCAAGGATGCTCGTTCGAAGAAACGAATCCAGCCCTGCGAGGAGGAAGAACTGCAACAGCAGCCACGCTGCATGCATCGGTATCACTTCATCATCTGGCTTGTCCAACAGACCATACTTTCTGATCACCTTCAGCCTCTTCATCTCCATTCCTTTtgccaacaaaaaaaatagttagatgagctaaaattaacattaaatttatttattttgttctacTACTACCTGCAGCAGTTATGCAGCATACGACCGAGTAAAACATGGCTGATGCGATCCCAGTAATCGCGAAGGAAAGCTTATTTTTACTGCATTTGAAAAACAAGGAGAGCCACATGTCGTggaaaaacttgaaaaataTCACAGGCAGTTGCAGGGCTAGGAGCGGAACGTTCCAACTCCCCACCTTACGGTTCATGTGGTTGGCTTGCTCCACAAAGTACGTGTTTCCAATCGATGATACCATCCCACACACCAGGAATGTCATCGATATAGGAACCATTCGGACAATGAATCCTGCTATTTCCACTCTCTCTTGCTCAAACCTCCTCACATTATCAGGTTTCTCGCCTTCTAACGCCAAAACCCGATTCAAACACCTAAAACACCcacacaatcaaaataaaacacaatgTTTCAACTTGtataatcatatgataattagtcatagtaaCGCaaccaactaaaataatctcacaacttaattctGGACTATATATTTTGTCTGACAAACTGAACAGCCAcgtaaaatagtaaaaaaaatatagccAATGATTACCTTGGAAAACGATCGATCGCAATGGAAGGCTTGCGAACATCGGGCCTTTGCTGAGATTTATTGTTGGAAGTAGCGGCTGCGTATATAACTCTGCAAGTGGTGGTTATCGGACTTCCCTTGGGTTTAGAACGTACATAGCAACAAGTTCCACAAAGAAACGAAACGCCCATATAGGCACTGTAAACTGCTGGGATCCCAAACAGaagtttccatttttttatacatataaagaTGAGAAGCGATCCAACTAAGTGTATGCAATACTTATCAGTACAAACCGCACAATCCATCCATTTCGTAAAGCATGTCTTCAAGCAGTTAGAATCTGCATTCTGTTCGTCGTGTAAGGCATCCAAGGAGAAACTAATGCCGGCTCTTCCAATAGCGATTAGCACCATTCCTGTGAAGAAGAGAGCTACTTGCGTATGGTTCACGCACGACTCCGCCTCCACACTTGGGCACCTCCCGCCGTGATGGTCCAGGATTCTAGGCACCGAGAGAGCAACCATTCCGATTCCCTGCAATGACGTAATGacataagttgtaaataaaatttttcgGCACCCACAACTGTAATGATCCAGGATTTAGGATTCCGGttccgttccataaaaattaataagaaaaattttaaacaatacACTACTCTTAcccatcattttatttatagttacAACTTTTGTcgttacaaaaaaaaagtttatttttagtaaaactACTAATAACGTGGACCCTACAATttactaacactactttcactatttttctcttactctctctctcttacattaACAATTGCGTactaaaactcgtgtcatttgaagatgtgttatttttataagaaaaacttagctttattaaaaattgtggAATTAGCCCGCCCCTAGGCTTGGTCGGACCGGATTGCATgtagtattataatattaatggaAAAGGAAATGGTATTTATAGGTGgcaaattttattcattaaatcaGATAATAATGAGATATAATATAGAATAAGCTATAATATGATTTGTCACGGACTAAATTAGTTATAGAAGTAAGGTGAAAGATGGTTAATCATGAGATACAATTTAATCTTAACATTACGAAGACAGACCAAAATATATTGTCATGAGCAAAGCTTTTGCGAAAAAATGCAACTGAATAAGAGCAAAATAAATCATGACTTTTAATCACAACTAATCATGGAAATTAAAGGATCCCTTGTGCAAATGCACGCGGTAGACATGATTAATGATGAACGCAAACTCACTgtgaaagagaataaagtagaaaacgAAGCCACAACAAGATTTCCGAGAAATGTATCAGCCAGGAATTGGAGAAATAGTGGCAAAATGAGGCTCATTCCCTCCCAAAAATTCATGATTCCCGCAGCATGAGTGAAGCTTAGCCTCCATCCATTTGTTAAGTAGGCTTgcatcacaaaaaatatacgATGCACCAAAGCATCTGGAAACTTCGGCCATAAAATCATAACACTCTTTACTGCATGCAACCCAAATTTGCTAGCTCATGTTAATTCATACTTCAAcatcaaaacatatatatacatagggTCGTGttgaaataatagtaataatttatagtaataattaatatatatctTTCAATTCTgcgtattaaaattatcaacacaaaaacatAACAATACAGATTAAGAGGTGAAAGGTGATTCTTAACTGAAGTTAGTAATGGTATGAAAGCATCCTGTCATGATTTGTGGACTGCAACAGATAATGGCCAATGAAACAGAGCAAAACACCTATAAATTGTGTAATAGTTAGACAACTAATTATGGTCGCCCCTACGGACTTATATAAGCCAACGTTCTTCAAAGTTGTCTCACTTTAG harbors:
- the LOC125217635 gene encoding protein NRT1/ PTR FAMILY 5.5-like; the encoded protein is MTGCFHTITNFIKSVMILWPKFPDALVHRIFFVMQAYLTNGWRLSFTHAAGIMNFWEGMSLILPLFLQFLADTFLGNLVVASFSTLFSFTGIGMVALSVPRILDHHGGRCPSVEAESCVNHTQVALFFTGMVLIAIGRAGISFSLDALHDEQNADSNCLKTCFTKWMDCAVCTDKYCIHLVGSLLIFICIKKWKLLFGIPAVYSAYMGVSFLCGTCCYVRSKPKGSPITTTCRVIYAAATSNNKSQQRPDVRKPSIAIDRFPRCLNRVLALEGEKPDNVRRFEQERVEIAGFIVRMVPISMTFLVCGMVSSIGNTYFVEQANHMNRKVGSWNVPLLALQLPVIFFKFFHDMWLSLFFKCSKNKLSFAITGIASAMFYSVVCCITAAGMEMKRLKVIRKYGLLDKPDDEVIPMHAAWLLLQFFLLAGLDSFLRTSILEFYKGCAPEHLQIRLRDENGNDGRALGRYLDVAVDFVSGLGFLWSVLSVYIVGKLSNWFKYTLNRSRLDRYYWLLAGLSAVNLLVFTVVASVYKSKENTNRNRG